One segment of Acidobacteriota bacterium DNA contains the following:
- a CDS encoding BON domain-containing protein yields MSAKMQTKSDSQIQQDVLRELKWDTRVEENEIGVAVEHGVVALTGALSTYAKKLAAQDAAHRVFGVLDVANDIQVRIPGRLSRSDTEIAQALRSALEWDVWVPEYRIKSTVSNGWVTLEGDVALLRERNDAERAIRRLTGVRGVTNKIEVTPAKLQAEDLREAIEKALERRAAREARRVKVEVHDGGVKVSGPVRSWAEKRAVLGTVSHAPGVRAVEEHLFVDPLF; encoded by the coding sequence ATGTCAGCAAAGATGCAAACGAAGAGTGATTCACAGATCCAACAAGACGTGCTCCGCGAGCTTAAGTGGGACACTCGAGTTGAAGAGAATGAGATCGGAGTAGCTGTGGAACACGGAGTCGTCGCTCTTACGGGCGCCCTCAGCACCTACGCCAAAAAACTCGCCGCGCAAGATGCTGCGCACCGCGTGTTCGGCGTGCTCGATGTGGCCAATGATATTCAGGTGCGCATTCCCGGCAGATTGTCTCGCAGCGACACCGAGATCGCACAGGCGTTGAGGAGTGCGCTTGAGTGGGATGTATGGGTGCCGGAGTACCGAATCAAGTCCACCGTGTCGAATGGCTGGGTGACGCTAGAGGGCGACGTCGCTTTATTGCGCGAACGCAACGACGCGGAGCGCGCGATTCGGAGGCTCACAGGTGTGCGCGGCGTCACGAACAAGATCGAGGTCACGCCCGCGAAGCTTCAGGCGGAGGACTTGCGGGAAGCGATCGAAAAAGCGCTCGAGCGAAGGGCTGCGCGCGAGGCTCGGCGCGTAAAAGTGGAAGTTCATGACGGCGGGGTGAAAGTTTCGGGGCCGGTTCGCTCATGGGCTGAGAAGCGAGCGGTTTTGGGAACTGTCAGCCACGCGCCTGGAGTGCGGGCCGTCGAGGAGCACCTGTTCGTCGATCCGTTATTCTGA
- a CDS encoding DUF5335 family protein gives MPTQEIFREAWSEFFHGFSSAHQGWLATIEVFGSEFGAQVEVRELPFEGITADLRNADRDSISLMVGRTPDEHMTHTIMAPTHVRLDQTEEGANEALQIESASEATTLVRFRSPEFPDLVPDAILE, from the coding sequence ATGCCAACACAAGAGATTTTCCGCGAAGCCTGGTCTGAATTCTTCCACGGCTTCAGCAGCGCACATCAGGGATGGCTCGCCACCATCGAAGTGTTCGGTTCTGAGTTCGGGGCACAGGTCGAAGTGCGTGAGTTACCTTTCGAAGGCATCACCGCTGATTTGCGAAATGCCGATAGGGACAGCATCTCGCTGATGGTAGGCAGGACGCCGGATGAACATATGACGCATACCATCATGGCGCCCACGCATGTAAGGCTCGACCAGACTGAAGAAGGCGCAAATGAGGCTCTGCAAATCGAGTCGGCCAGCGAGGCAACGACGCTGGTGCGCTTTCGGTCTCCGGAGTTCCCCGATCTCGTGCCCGACGCCATTTTGGAATAG
- a CDS encoding HAD-IC family P-type ATPase, producing MPHALNAATVARLLGVDPSHGLNTSEADERRKRFGANAIQTIRPRSPWRILLEQFASLIVALLAVAASIAWATGDVIEAVAIIVVLVINALIGFATEWQAGRALDALRRQARTTARVRRNGQQTNVDAADLVPGDVVILNAGDRVPADSRLIRAGSLHAEESALTGESTTVEKSSEPAEANALLAERHSMVYLGTTIAAGHGVAVVTATGANTELGRIGKLVADAPDESTPLEARLAHLGHRLVYAVLVIAAVVMVTGWLRGDGLWLMAQVAISLAVAAVPEGLPTVTTLILALGVLRMARQNAIVRRLPAVETLGSTSIICTDKTGTLTQNRMTVREYQLADGRSVSPVDPRSSLEKDELPGRAVRASVLCNEAALTAPSAEGLRALGDPTETALLLAAEEMSIDVSRLRSEYPKIIEVPFDASTKRMITVHRGKTGTYLAALKGAPSVVLDACANYLDASSSTRPLDDEARARFLLANEEMADRALRVLGLAEKRLAGAGEQVALGTISNLESNAEIQAGYTFLGFVGMIDPPRPEVPEAIEHARAAGIRVVMLTGDQMNTARAIARELRLNGDQEAEALHARDLEGLSHDRLAELARTANVFARVSPEDKLRIVEALVQCGEVVAVTGDGVNDAPALKRASIGVAMGERGTEAAKEAADIVLTDDNFATILKAVEGGRVIYANIMKFVHMMFSHNLAEVLVIFLSIAAGWPLPLLPLQILWMNLVTDVFPAIALALEPAAPGVMLRPPRSPKSSLLSRDLLVLIGWQAMLLAAIVLLIYAWALGVYGEGAHARTVTLVAIVGVQLGHMFNCRSRTRTAFEGLFRNPFIWIAAAIVIALQLTAVYLTPLSRVLNTTRLTSLDWLMAAGAVVAPIALVEATKLFSRWKRRG from the coding sequence GTGCCGCACGCGCTAAACGCGGCAACGGTCGCGCGCTTGCTCGGTGTCGATCCATCTCACGGCCTCAATACCTCCGAAGCTGATGAGCGCCGCAAGCGTTTCGGCGCAAATGCAATTCAAACCATCCGCCCGCGCTCGCCTTGGCGCATTCTGCTGGAACAGTTCGCAAGTTTGATCGTCGCGCTGCTCGCGGTCGCAGCCTCAATCGCGTGGGCCACTGGCGACGTGATTGAAGCGGTCGCCATCATCGTTGTGCTTGTAATAAACGCGCTGATCGGTTTTGCGACCGAGTGGCAAGCCGGACGCGCTCTCGACGCGCTTCGTCGTCAGGCCCGCACGACGGCGCGCGTGCGGCGTAACGGGCAGCAGACGAACGTGGATGCGGCAGACCTCGTCCCAGGCGACGTCGTCATCCTCAACGCCGGTGATCGCGTTCCAGCAGACTCGCGCTTGATCAGAGCTGGGAGCCTGCATGCCGAAGAGTCCGCGCTGACGGGCGAAAGCACTACCGTCGAAAAATCCTCGGAGCCAGCCGAGGCGAATGCGTTGCTGGCCGAACGCCATTCGATGGTGTACCTCGGCACGACCATCGCAGCCGGCCATGGAGTAGCCGTAGTCACCGCGACTGGCGCGAACACTGAGCTTGGACGCATCGGCAAGCTCGTCGCCGACGCCCCCGACGAGTCGACGCCGCTCGAAGCGCGGCTTGCGCACCTCGGTCACCGTCTTGTCTACGCTGTGCTCGTGATCGCGGCCGTGGTTATGGTGACCGGATGGCTTCGCGGAGATGGTTTGTGGTTGATGGCCCAGGTAGCCATCAGCCTCGCGGTCGCGGCGGTGCCCGAAGGCTTGCCCACAGTGACCACACTGATTCTTGCGCTCGGTGTGTTGAGGATGGCGCGGCAGAACGCAATAGTCAGAAGGCTTCCGGCGGTTGAGACTCTCGGCAGCACTTCGATCATATGCACTGACAAAACAGGCACGCTCACACAAAACCGAATGACCGTGCGCGAGTATCAACTGGCCGACGGGAGATCTGTATCGCCGGTTGATCCGCGGTCCTCTCTTGAAAAAGACGAATTGCCTGGCCGGGCTGTTCGCGCGAGCGTGCTTTGCAATGAAGCAGCATTGACGGCGCCATCAGCCGAGGGCTTGCGAGCCCTCGGTGATCCCACTGAAACAGCCTTGCTCCTGGCAGCCGAGGAAATGAGCATCGACGTTTCTCGCCTCCGATCCGAGTATCCGAAGATCATCGAAGTCCCGTTTGACGCTTCCACCAAACGAATGATCACGGTTCATCGAGGCAAGACGGGAACTTATCTTGCAGCGCTGAAGGGCGCTCCCTCGGTCGTCCTGGATGCCTGTGCGAACTATTTGGATGCCAGCTCGAGCACACGCCCGCTCGACGACGAAGCTCGCGCCCGATTCCTTTTGGCTAACGAGGAAATGGCTGACCGCGCTTTGCGCGTGCTGGGCCTTGCGGAGAAAAGACTGGCTGGAGCCGGTGAACAAGTGGCTCTAGGGACAATCTCTAATCTGGAATCGAATGCTGAGATACAGGCCGGTTACACGTTCCTGGGTTTCGTGGGGATGATAGACCCGCCGCGGCCCGAGGTGCCAGAAGCAATCGAGCATGCGCGCGCGGCAGGCATCCGAGTTGTGATGCTAACCGGCGATCAGATGAACACGGCTCGCGCCATCGCTCGCGAGCTGCGATTGAACGGCGATCAGGAAGCAGAGGCGTTGCACGCACGTGACCTCGAGGGCTTAAGCCATGACCGGCTCGCGGAACTTGCTCGCACGGCGAATGTGTTTGCTCGCGTCTCTCCCGAAGATAAGCTTCGCATCGTCGAAGCCCTGGTGCAGTGTGGCGAGGTGGTGGCTGTCACAGGAGACGGGGTCAACGACGCGCCCGCTCTCAAGCGCGCAAGTATCGGAGTGGCGATGGGCGAGCGCGGAACAGAAGCCGCCAAGGAAGCCGCCGACATTGTGCTGACCGACGACAATTTCGCTACCATCCTGAAGGCGGTCGAAGGCGGACGGGTTATCTACGCGAACATCATGAAGTTCGTTCATATGATGTTCTCGCACAATCTGGCCGAAGTATTGGTGATCTTTCTGAGCATAGCGGCGGGTTGGCCGCTTCCGCTTCTGCCGCTTCAGATACTCTGGATGAACCTTGTCACGGATGTGTTCCCGGCGATCGCGCTCGCGCTGGAACCGGCAGCGCCGGGCGTTATGCTGCGTCCTCCACGATCGCCCAAATCTTCACTGCTATCCCGAGATCTACTGGTGCTAATCGGTTGGCAGGCCATGCTTCTGGCCGCAATCGTGCTCTTGATCTACGCCTGGGCGCTCGGTGTCTACGGCGAGGGCGCTCATGCGCGGACGGTGACACTCGTGGCAATCGTCGGTGTGCAGCTCGGACACATGTTCAATTGCCGTTCGCGCACGCGCACCGCCTTTGAGGGACTCTTCCGCAATCCCTTCATCTGGATCGCTGCTGCGATCGTGATAGCGCTGCAACTGACGGCGGTTTACCTGACGCCGCTTTCACGCGTGCTCAACACCACACGGCTTACTAGTTTGGACTGGCTTATGGCTGCCGGCGCAGTCGTCGCTCCGATCGCTCTCGTAGAAGCCACAAAACTATTCTCTCGTTGGAAGCGGCGCGGATGA
- a CDS encoding hemerythrin domain-containing protein, with protein MSKAFYILKHEHRVIERVMRAVDGVCFRLEGGVKVPAEVLLEIADFIATFADRYHHGKEETLLFPALAKQGITREGGPLGVMEYEHQVERELIADLRQAIDLYQEGDVEGTQNFIGAARAYLRLLVGHIEKEDSILFRIADEILDDEEKDALAESFKQLDVALGDRSLQDYERIASEMEAKWAL; from the coding sequence ATGTCAAAAGCGTTCTACATTCTGAAGCACGAACATCGGGTCATTGAGCGAGTAATGCGCGCTGTTGATGGGGTCTGTTTCAGGCTCGAAGGGGGCGTTAAGGTGCCGGCTGAGGTGTTGCTCGAGATAGCCGATTTCATCGCGACGTTCGCCGATCGCTACCATCACGGCAAGGAGGAGACACTTCTCTTCCCCGCCCTTGCAAAGCAGGGTATTACTCGCGAAGGCGGACCCCTCGGCGTGATGGAGTATGAGCACCAAGTCGAACGCGAGCTGATCGCGGACCTGCGCCAGGCAATCGACCTGTACCAGGAGGGAGACGTTGAGGGCACTCAGAACTTCATCGGGGCCGCTCGCGCCTACCTGCGGCTGTTGGTTGGCCACATCGAAAAGGAAGACAGCATATTGTTCCGAATCGCCGATGAAATACTGGACGATGAAGAGAAGGACGCACTAGCCGAGAGCTTCAAGCAGCTTGACGTCGCCTTAGGCGACCGCAGTCTACAAGACTATGAACGGATCGCCTCGGAGATGGAGGCGAAGTGGGCGTTGTGA
- a CDS encoding ATP-binding cassette domain-containing protein: MTNNPAAIEFRHVSISFEDKRALDDLSFRLERGQMICITGISGSGKSVLLRVASGLFAPDAGEVLVEGREITALDEQELLALRSASMGILFQEQSLFTGMSVYDNTAYRLDEHGWREEDTERAVREILSFVGLEEEMDTLPEELSVGMGRRLEFARALVGWPKIMLFDEATAGLDPINARAMLDLVIRARDIHQISSLFVTKELHEIPYLETHSALKHESGEISIERITNSDELPERESSRMRVMVLEQGRPVFFGTPAEFQSSDLPQVTQLTHPVSSAQGTDTYIPDPWTKKHAIKNEPS, encoded by the coding sequence ATGACGAACAACCCGGCTGCCATCGAATTTCGACACGTCTCGATTAGCTTCGAGGATAAGCGCGCGCTCGACGACCTGAGCTTCCGGCTAGAACGCGGACAGATGATTTGCATAACGGGAATTTCGGGCTCGGGCAAATCGGTGCTTCTCCGCGTAGCGTCGGGCCTGTTCGCGCCTGACGCTGGCGAGGTTCTTGTGGAAGGGCGCGAGATCACAGCGCTAGACGAACAGGAACTGTTGGCGCTTCGAAGCGCATCAATGGGCATACTGTTTCAAGAACAATCGCTCTTTACCGGAATGTCCGTCTACGATAACACCGCTTATCGTTTGGATGAGCACGGATGGCGTGAAGAAGATACCGAGCGCGCGGTCCGCGAGATTCTTAGTTTCGTCGGGCTCGAAGAGGAAATGGATACGCTCCCCGAAGAGCTTTCAGTAGGGATGGGGCGGCGGCTGGAGTTCGCGCGTGCGCTGGTCGGTTGGCCTAAGATCATGCTTTTCGATGAGGCGACCGCGGGCCTTGATCCGATAAATGCGAGAGCAATGCTTGACCTGGTGATTCGAGCGAGAGACATTCATCAAATCTCATCACTGTTCGTCACGAAGGAGCTGCATGAAATTCCGTATCTGGAAACTCATTCCGCGCTGAAACACGAGTCGGGCGAGATCTCTATTGAGCGCATAACAAACAGCGATGAACTTCCCGAGCGCGAATCTAGTCGGATGAGGGTGATGGTGCTCGAGCAAGGGCGGCCGGTCTTTTTTGGGACCCCGGCCGAGTTCCAGTCAAGCGACCTGCCCCAAGTCACGCAATTGACTCACCCGGTATCCAGCGCACAAGGGACCGATACATATATCCCCGATCCGTGGACAAAAAAGCATGCAATCAAGAATGAGCCATCCTGA
- a CDS encoding phosphoketolase family protein: MAAVEMKEPQPLTPEEARKLDSYWRAANYLSVGQIYLHNNPLLREPLKLEHVKPRLLGHWGTTPGLNFIYVHLNRLIKKNDLNMIYICGPGHGGPGMVANTYLEGTYSEFYPNVSQDAEGLQKLFAQFSFPGGIPSHAAPETPGSINEGGELGYSLAHAYGAVFDNPDLLAACVIGDGEAETGALAASWHSNKFLNPAHDGAVLPILHLNGYKIANPAVLARISHDELASLFIGYGYKPYFVEGDDPETMHQLMAMTLDKVIAEIQAFQKDAREHGFSHRPQFPMIILRSPKGWTGPKFVDGLPTENSFRSHQVPLAELASKPEHLKMLEEWMRSYKPEELFDESGKLIAELAELAPKGERRMGANPHANGGLLLEDLKMPDFRNYAVDVPRPGTVEAEATRSMGQFLRDVMKLNEDSRNFRVMGPDETNSNRLNALFEATDRVFTGNILPTDDHLSPDGRVMEILSEHLCQGWLEGYLLTGRHGFFSCYEAFIHIVDSMFNQHAKWLKTTCHIPWRRPIASLNYLLTSHVWRQDHNGFSHQDPGFIDHVVNKKAEVVRVYLPPDANTLLSVTDHCLRSRNYVNVIVAGKQPALQFLNMDAAVKHTTAGIGIWEWASNDEGAEADVVMACAGDVPALETLAAVDILRQHFPELKIRVVNIVDLMTLQPQSEHPHGLPDKDFDSLFTTDKPIIFAFHGYPWLIHRLTYRRTNHKNLHVRGYKEEGTTTTPFDMVVLNDLDRFHLVMDVIDRVPKLERIGAHVKQLMRDKRLDHKQYIRKHGDDMPEVRGWKWPY; encoded by the coding sequence ATGGCTGCCGTTGAAATGAAAGAGCCGCAACCGCTAACCCCGGAAGAAGCACGCAAGCTGGACAGCTACTGGCGCGCGGCGAATTATCTCTCGGTGGGGCAGATCTACCTTCACAACAACCCGTTGCTGCGCGAGCCGCTAAAGTTGGAGCATGTTAAGCCCAGGCTGCTCGGTCACTGGGGGACGACGCCGGGACTGAACTTCATCTACGTGCACCTCAACCGCCTGATCAAGAAGAATGATCTCAACATGATCTACATCTGCGGCCCCGGTCACGGGGGTCCAGGCATGGTCGCCAACACCTATTTGGAAGGAACTTACAGCGAGTTCTATCCAAACGTCTCGCAAGATGCAGAGGGGCTGCAAAAGCTATTTGCTCAATTCTCCTTTCCGGGCGGCATCCCGAGTCACGCCGCGCCAGAGACTCCGGGATCGATCAATGAAGGCGGTGAACTCGGTTATTCGCTCGCGCACGCTTATGGCGCGGTCTTCGATAATCCTGATCTCTTGGCTGCCTGTGTCATCGGCGACGGCGAGGCAGAGACCGGGGCTCTGGCGGCGAGCTGGCACTCCAATAAATTTCTGAATCCCGCGCACGACGGCGCGGTGCTCCCGATCCTGCATCTGAACGGCTACAAAATCGCCAACCCGGCAGTGCTGGCGCGGATCAGTCACGACGAACTGGCGAGCCTCTTTATCGGCTACGGATACAAACCCTACTTCGTGGAGGGGGACGATCCCGAGACGATGCATCAACTGATGGCGATGACGCTCGATAAGGTGATCGCCGAGATTCAGGCATTTCAAAAAGACGCTCGCGAGCATGGCTTCTCACATCGTCCGCAGTTTCCGATGATTATCTTGCGTTCACCGAAAGGCTGGACAGGACCGAAGTTTGTAGATGGGCTCCCCACTGAGAATTCGTTTCGCTCGCATCAGGTTCCTTTAGCGGAACTGGCAAGTAAGCCCGAGCATTTGAAGATGCTCGAAGAATGGATGCGCAGCTACAAGCCCGAAGAGCTATTCGACGAGAGCGGGAAGCTGATTGCGGAGTTGGCTGAGCTGGCTCCGAAAGGCGAGCGGCGCATGGGAGCCAATCCGCACGCGAACGGAGGATTGTTGCTCGAGGATTTGAAGATGCCGGACTTCCGCAATTATGCGGTCGACGTACCGAGGCCGGGCACCGTCGAAGCGGAAGCGACGCGGTCGATGGGACAATTTTTGCGCGATGTGATGAAGCTCAACGAAGATTCGCGGAATTTCCGCGTAATGGGACCGGACGAGACTAATTCCAACCGTCTTAACGCTCTCTTTGAAGCGACTGACAGAGTATTTACAGGAAACATTTTACCGACCGACGATCACCTTTCGCCTGATGGCCGTGTAATGGAGATTTTGAGCGAGCACCTGTGTCAGGGCTGGCTCGAAGGCTATCTCCTGACCGGGCGACACGGTTTCTTCTCTTGCTACGAAGCCTTCATTCACATCGTTGATTCGATGTTCAACCAGCACGCCAAGTGGCTGAAGACTACCTGCCACATACCGTGGCGCCGCCCGATTGCTTCGCTGAACTATTTGCTTACATCGCACGTCTGGCGACAGGATCACAACGGCTTCAGTCACCAGGACCCAGGGTTTATTGATCACGTCGTCAACAAGAAGGCTGAGGTCGTGCGGGTCTATCTTCCGCCCGACGCCAACACCCTGCTGTCGGTCACCGATCACTGTTTGCGAAGCCGTAACTACGTCAACGTCATCGTCGCTGGGAAACAACCCGCGCTGCAATTCCTCAACATGGATGCAGCCGTCAAGCACACGACCGCTGGAATCGGCATCTGGGAATGGGCGAGCAACGACGAGGGGGCCGAAGCTGACGTTGTGATGGCTTGCGCCGGAGACGTGCCGGCATTGGAGACGCTTGCTGCCGTTGATATTCTCCGCCAGCACTTTCCCGAACTGAAGATTCGCGTCGTCAACATCGTTGACCTGATGACGCTTCAACCTCAAAGCGAACATCCGCACGGATTGCCTGACAAGGACTTCGATTCTCTTTTCACTACCGATAAGCCGATAATCTTCGCCTTTCACGGCTACCCGTGGTTGATCCACCGGCTGACTTACCGGCGGACAAACCACAAGAACCTCCACGTGCGGGGATACAAGGAGGAGGGAACGACTACTACACCCTTCGATATGGTTGTCTTAAACGATTTGGATCGCTTTCACCTGGTTATGGATGTCATTGACCGCGTTCCAAAGCTCGAGCGAATTGGCGCGCACGTGAAACAACTGATGCGCGACAAGCGGCTCGATCACAAGCAGTATATTCGCAAACACGGCGACGACATGCCGGAGGTTCGTGGTTGGAAGTGGCCGTATTAG
- a CDS encoding pyridoxamine 5'-phosphate oxidase family protein, with product MLINEMTLQECRDALAQASVARLACEMDGQPYAVPVYPIYDGNCLFGFSTMGYKIDCMRANPLVCVEIDDIKSQNQWMSVLVFGRYEELPDTLENEAARARAHEWLQKRAMWWEPACIAVAHRACPKSLTPIFYRILIDRMTGHRASPDQVEVHPAPPAKTRSWLSRLLGHKLIRWSQADDSHCHAPGRFVHLKCQMRTTGKSVLRQADEQS from the coding sequence ATGCTGATCAACGAGATGACGCTTCAGGAATGCCGCGACGCCCTCGCGCAGGCCAGCGTCGCAAGATTGGCCTGCGAGATGGACGGTCAGCCTTATGCTGTTCCCGTCTATCCAATCTACGATGGCAACTGCCTTTTCGGCTTTTCCACTATGGGCTATAAGATCGATTGTATGCGCGCCAATCCGCTTGTCTGTGTGGAGATTGATGATATCAAAAGCCAGAATCAGTGGATGAGCGTTCTCGTCTTTGGCAGATACGAGGAGTTGCCGGATACGCTGGAGAACGAAGCGGCGCGCGCGCGCGCTCACGAGTGGCTACAAAAGCGCGCTATGTGGTGGGAACCTGCCTGTATAGCGGTTGCGCATCGCGCTTGTCCGAAATCGCTCACACCTATCTTCTACCGCATCCTGATAGATCGAATGACGGGACACCGGGCCTCGCCTGATCAAGTTGAGGTTCATCCTGCTCCACCTGCCAAAACTCGAAGCTGGTTGAGCAGATTGCTAGGCCACAAGTTGATAAGGTGGAGCCAAGCCGATGATTCGCATTGCCACGCACCGGGTCGATTCGTGCACCTCAAGTGCCAGATGCGCACTACCGGAAAGAGCGTGTTGAGGCAGGCTGACGAGCAGTCGTAA
- a CDS encoding universal stress protein, with product MDTRMRILIAYDGSACADAALNDLQRAGLPREAEAIVISVAEAWLPPPPPSSYEIVERVFAEHSTADAEKVSERESGALADALALATEAAKRIQSSFPDWNLRAEAQFGSPSSQLLATADEWKPDLIVVGSHGRSAIGRLILGSVSHKVVTEARCSVRIARGQTKKRDSPARIVVGVDGSPGAAEAARAAAMRAWPAGSEVRIVAAFDTITPTMAGSLIPPIVQWSDEQNLAAVEIVRRMVESLEEQFRSAKLSVSPIVKPGDPKRVLVHEAESWEADCIFVGASGLSRIDRFLLGSVSAAVAGRAHCSVEVVRAAK from the coding sequence ATGGACACCAGGATGAGGATATTAATCGCGTACGACGGTTCGGCGTGCGCTGACGCGGCTCTCAACGATTTGCAGCGAGCGGGGCTGCCGCGCGAAGCCGAGGCGATAGTCATCTCGGTGGCCGAAGCGTGGCTTCCTCCTCCTCCGCCGTCAAGCTACGAGATCGTTGAGAGGGTCTTCGCGGAGCACTCCACAGCAGATGCGGAGAAGGTGAGCGAAAGAGAGTCGGGCGCTCTGGCAGACGCCCTGGCGCTGGCCACCGAAGCGGCCAAACGGATCCAGTCTAGCTTTCCAGATTGGAACCTGCGAGCTGAAGCTCAATTCGGCTCGCCTTCGTCCCAGTTGCTCGCTACGGCCGATGAGTGGAAACCCGACCTGATTGTGGTCGGGTCGCACGGCCGCTCGGCAATTGGGCGCTTGATTCTCGGGAGCGTCTCGCACAAAGTGGTCACCGAAGCGCGGTGCTCAGTGAGAATCGCGCGCGGTCAAACCAAGAAGCGCGACTCACCGGCTAGAATCGTCGTCGGCGTGGATGGCTCGCCGGGCGCGGCAGAGGCAGCGCGAGCGGCGGCGATGCGCGCGTGGCCTGCGGGAAGCGAGGTGCGCATTGTTGCCGCCTTCGACACGATTACCCCGACGATGGCAGGCAGCTTAATTCCGCCCATTGTTCAGTGGTCTGATGAGCAAAATCTGGCGGCGGTTGAGATCGTGAGAAGGATGGTCGAATCCTTGGAGGAACAATTCCGTTCGGCAAAGCTAAGCGTCTCCCCTATCGTCAAGCCGGGCGATCCGAAGCGGGTTCTTGTGCATGAGGCTGAAAGCTGGGAGGCGGACTGCATATTTGTCGGGGCGAGCGGCCTCAGCCGCATTGATCGCTTTCTGCTCGGCAGCGTGTCGGCGGCCGTGGCCGGTCGAGCGCACTGTTCGGTTGAAGTTGTGCGAGCAGCGAAGTGA
- a CDS encoding alcohol dehydrogenase catalytic domain-containing protein: protein MRANVFRGANNFHIEEVEKPHAGVGEALIRVTLTTICGTDLHIVRGEYPVKPGLVIGHEPVGVIEELGPGVTGYEIGDRVLVGAITPCGQCRACLSGQLSQCGHGGGYEAIGGWRFGNTINGAQAEYLLVPNAQANLAKIPDELSDEQVVLLADIASTGFSGAESGGVRIGDSVVVFAQGPIGLCATAGAKLMGAALIIGVEADENRRAMSRRMGADVTLDYREVDVVAEVKKLTGGGADVTIEALGTQQTFESALRSLRPGGTLSSLGVYSGKLQMPYEAFAAGLGDHRIVTTLCPGGKERMRRLMEVVKAGRVDLTPLLTHTVPLEKIEEGYRIFGERLDGVLKVAVKP from the coding sequence ATGCGAGCCAACGTTTTTAGAGGCGCAAACAATTTTCACATCGAAGAAGTCGAGAAACCGCACGCGGGAGTCGGCGAGGCGCTCATTCGAGTCACGCTGACGACGATCTGCGGGACCGACCTACACATCGTGCGTGGGGAGTATCCGGTCAAGCCGGGCCTCGTCATTGGACACGAACCCGTGGGGGTGATCGAAGAGCTTGGACCAGGCGTGACGGGCTACGAGATCGGCGACCGCGTGCTGGTCGGTGCAATCACTCCGTGCGGCCAGTGCCGTGCTTGCCTTTCCGGTCAGCTCTCGCAATGCGGCCACGGCGGCGGCTACGAAGCCATAGGCGGCTGGCGCTTCGGTAACACGATCAACGGCGCGCAAGCCGAGTACTTGCTCGTGCCCAACGCACAAGCAAACCTGGCGAAGATTCCCGATGAGCTGTCTGACGAGCAGGTGGTGCTTCTAGCCGACATAGCTTCAACAGGATTCAGCGGAGCCGAATCGGGCGGCGTGCGAATCGGCGATTCAGTAGTCGTCTTCGCGCAAGGACCCATCGGCTTGTGCGCGACCGCCGGCGCGAAGTTGATGGGCGCTGCTCTCATTATTGGGGTCGAGGCCGACGAAAACCGGCGTGCGATGTCGCGAAGAATGGGGGCCGATGTGACGCTGGACTATCGCGAGGTAGATGTCGTTGCCGAAGTGAAGAAGCTCACGGGAGGTGGCGCCGACGTCACGATTGAAGCGCTGGGCACGCAGCAGACTTTCGAGAGCGCGCTCCGCAGCCTTCGACCCGGCGGCACGTTGTCGAGTTTGGGTGTCTACTCCGGCAAGCTGCAGATGCCCTATGAAGCTTTCGCCGCCGGGCTGGGTGATCATCGGATTGTGACTACTCTATGCCCCGGAGGCAAAGAGAGAATGCGAAGGTTGATGGAGGTCGTCAAGGCCGGGCGAGTCGATCTCACTCCGCTGCTCACGCACACCGTGCCACTCGAAAAGATAGAGGAAGGATACAGGATCTTCGGCGAGCGACTCGATGGGGTCCTTAAAGTAGCGGTCAAGCCGTAA